Proteins co-encoded in one Plectropomus leopardus isolate mb chromosome 14, YSFRI_Pleo_2.0, whole genome shotgun sequence genomic window:
- the six4a gene encoding homeobox protein SIX4a produces the protein MSSSSAGEVTTASDIKRENVKEVDKRECIKLVALDAAAELSMERATPNTDAVRTELLVSAASSLAFSPEQVACVCEALQQGGNVDRLARFLWSLPQSDLLRGNESILKAQALVAYHQVRYQELYSILENHSFSPSNHTFLQDLWYKARYTEAEKARGRPLGAVDKYRIRRKYPLPRTIWDGEETVYCFKERSRNALKDLYNQNRYPSPAEKRNLAKITGLSLTQVSNWFKNRRQRDRNPSEAQSKSESDGNHSTEDESSKGQEELSPRPLSNSSDGVITHGTLPIQTGPLDSGVVIQQIGDIKLPSGSSSGGLYNGSLVTSNTPSTVFHNGGSSYLHTPGNILFNGLNLGIQPLAFNPLRPSGGVLLGGSGMDMQMQTGQEKGLGSSAEDSALQYASYSGCVNGAEVKLEGIHTMAAQNGGSSVLTFSSSSGALQLGGYSLVQVGGGVSDSDGSSLLNSDVGLPPLQLSSASSSSQQGTMPLNNIAVSSSSDDSFQQQDKLTMTSLHHSTVLYSMSNTTQPAIKKEPLEGGIYSSYHQGLHLDPSGQLSYTTPNSEEVPSSQGPASTTEVPAVSSSSPEPEVYTTLTVSTPLMAQTDPSSHHLQPTEYMGGHEVRGPSSHLMGPGMNNYMNISENKVDGSGSGGVSEMVRAMCGEMEAAEGKELAKLQTVQMEEDMADL, from the exons GCGAGTGACATCAAGAGGGAAAATGTGAAGGAGGTGGATAAGCGGGAGTGCATCAAGCTTGTGGCGCTGGACGCAGCGGCGGAGTTGTCCATGGAGCGCGCGACTCCCAACACGGACGCGGTGCGCACGGAGCTGTTGGTGAGCGCCGCTTCCTCTCTGGCTTTCTCCCCGGAGCAAGTGGCGTGTGTGTGCGAAGCTTTACAGCAGGGGGGCAATGTGGACCGGCTGGCCAGGTTCCTGTGGTCCCTGCCACAGAGTGACCTGCTCCGCGGCAACGAAAGCATCCTGAAAGCCCAAGCCCTCGTCGCGTACCACCAGGTCCGCTATCAGGAGCTGTACAGTATTTTGGAGAACCACAGTTTCAGCCCGTCCAACCACACCTTTCTGCAAGATCTGTGGTACAAGGCGCGGTACACCGAGGCGGAGAAGGCGCGGGGGAGACCCCTGGGCGCCGTGGACAAGTACCGGATCCGGAGAAAGTATCCTCTCCCCAGGACTATCTGGGACGGCGAGGAGACTGTGTATTGTTTCAAGGAGAGGTCCCGAAACGCGCTGAAGGATCTGTACAACCAGAATAGGTACCCGTCTCCTGCCGAGAAAAGAAACCTCGCCAAAATTACAGGACTCTCCTTGACCCAGGTCAGCAACTGGTTCAAGAacaggaggcagagagacagaaacccGTCCGAGGCACAATCAAAAAG TGAATCCGATGGAAACCACAGCACAGAGGATGAGTCAAGCAAAGGCCAGGAGGAGCTGTCTCCCCGGCCCCTCTCTAACTCCTCAGACGGGGTGATCACCCACGGGACCCTTCCCATTCAAACAGGGCCTCTGGACAGTGGGGTGGTCATCCAACAGATCGGGGACATCAAGCTACCCTCTGGATCCAGCAGCGGTGGTCTCTACAACGGAAGTTTAGTGACCAGCAACACCCCCTCCACCGTGTTTCACAATGGTGGCTCGTCTTACCTCCACACACCTGGAAACATCCTCTTCAATGGGCTCAATTTGGGCATCCAGCCGCTGGCGTTCAACCCACTGAGGCCGTCCGGAGGGGTGCTGCTGGGGGGCTCTGGTATGGACATGCAGATGCAGACAGGACAGGAGAAGGGACTGGGCAGTTCTGCTGAGGACTCGGCCCTGCAGTACGCCTCCTACTCGGGGTGTGTGAACGGAGCGGAGGTGAAGCTGGAGGGCATCCACACCATGGCCGCGCAGAACGGAGGCTCCTCTGTGCTCACGTTCAGCTCCTCGTCAGGTGCACTGCAGCTGGGCGGCTACAGTCTGGTCCAGGTAGGAGGTGGAGTTTCTGACAGCGACGGCAGCTCATTACTCAACAGCGACGTAGGTCTTCCTCCACTGCAGCTCTCGTCTGCCTCATCATCCTCACAACAAG GTACCATGCCTCTGAACAACATAGCGGTGAGTTCCTCCAGTGACGACTCGTTCCAGCAACAGGACAAGCTCACCATGACGTCCCTGCACCATAGCACAGTCCTCTACAGCATGAGCAACACCACCCAACCAGCCATCAAGAAGGAGCCTCTGGAGGGCGGCATCTACTCTTCGTACCACCAAGGGCTCCACCTAGACCCCAGCGGTCAGCTCAGCTACACCACTCCCAACTCAGAAGAGGTTCCCTCCAGCCAAGGTCCAGCCTCCACCACCGAGGTCCCCGCCGTCAGCTCGTCCAGCCCTGAGCCAGAAGTCTACACCACCCTCACCGTCAGCACGCCACTGATGGCCCAAACGGACCCCAGCAGCCACCACCTCCAGCCCACAGAATATATGGGGGGCCATGAGGTCCGGGGGCCCTCCTCACACCTGATGGGCCCTGGCATGAACAACTACAtgaacatttcagaaaacaaggTGGATGGCTCGGGCTCGGGAGGCGTGAGCGAGATGGTGCGGGCGATGTGTGGGGAGATGGAGGCTGCAGAGGGGAAGGAGCTAGCCAAACTACAGACAGTGCAGATGGAGGAGGACATGGCTGACCTTTAA